One region of Streptomyces rishiriensis genomic DNA includes:
- a CDS encoding ABC transporter ATP-binding protein, producing MTTHAVQLTAVSRRYGAAGTGVSALDDVTLALPEGSFTAVMGPSGSGKSTLLQCAAGLDRPTSGSVRIGGTELTGLSERRLTLLRRERIGFVFQSFNLLPALTAEQNVALPLRLAGRRPSRAQVRDALRQVGLADRAGHRPDRLSGGQQQRVALARAVITRPEVLFGDEPTGALDTRTGREVLTLLRSLVDQAGRTVVMVTHDPLAASYADRVVFLVDGRVHGELHGAGANPETIASRMAGLETAADGAALSPAGAAC from the coding sequence ATGACCACACACGCCGTCCAACTGACCGCCGTGAGCAGGCGATACGGTGCCGCGGGCACCGGAGTGAGCGCGCTCGACGACGTCACTCTGGCCCTTCCCGAGGGCTCGTTCACCGCCGTCATGGGGCCGTCCGGCTCGGGCAAGTCGACGCTGCTCCAGTGCGCCGCCGGGCTGGACCGGCCGACCTCGGGGTCGGTGCGGATCGGCGGGACCGAGCTGACCGGCCTGAGCGAGCGGCGGCTGACCCTGCTGCGCCGGGAGCGGATCGGCTTCGTCTTCCAGTCGTTCAACCTGCTGCCCGCCCTCACCGCCGAGCAGAACGTCGCCCTCCCGCTGCGGCTCGCCGGCCGCCGCCCGTCCAGGGCACAGGTCCGCGACGCGCTGCGGCAGGTCGGACTCGCCGACCGAGCCGGTCACCGCCCGGACCGGCTCTCCGGCGGCCAGCAGCAACGCGTCGCCCTGGCCCGCGCGGTGATCACCCGCCCGGAGGTCCTGTTCGGCGACGAACCGACCGGCGCGCTGGACACCCGTACCGGGCGCGAGGTACTGACGCTGCTGCGCTCCCTGGTCGACCAGGCCGGCCGCACGGTCGTCATGGTCACCCACGACCCGCTCGCCGCCTCCTACGCGGACCGGGTGGTCTTCCTGGTCGACGGGCGCGTCCACGGCGAACTCCACGGCGCCGGGGCGAACCCGGAGACGATCGCGAGCCGGATGGCGGGGCTGGAGACCGCGGCCGACGGCGCCGCGCTCTCCCCGGCGGGCGCCGCGTGCTGA
- a CDS encoding GNAT family N-acetyltransferase gives MNIRPVAFDHPDAVKLNDEVQAEYHERYGDGGDATVLEPSDFRRPHGIYLIAYDELDRPVATGGWRSQDADGKGHEDGDAELKRMFVIREMRGRGLARRMLTALEEDARAAGRVRMVLETGTQQPEAIALYTSSGYTPCTKFGYYREYEDSRCYAKPLGS, from the coding sequence ATGAATATACGCCCGGTCGCCTTCGACCACCCCGACGCCGTCAAGCTCAACGACGAGGTCCAGGCCGAATACCACGAGCGCTACGGCGACGGCGGTGACGCCACGGTCCTGGAGCCGTCCGACTTCCGGCGGCCGCACGGCATCTACCTCATCGCCTACGACGAGCTGGACCGGCCGGTGGCCACGGGCGGCTGGCGCAGCCAGGACGCCGACGGCAAGGGGCACGAGGACGGCGACGCCGAACTGAAGCGGATGTTCGTGATCCGGGAGATGCGCGGCAGAGGACTGGCCCGGCGGATGCTCACCGCCCTGGAGGAGGACGCGCGGGCGGCCGGCCGCGTCCGGATGGTCCTGGAGACGGGCACCCAGCAGCCCGAGGCCATCGCCCTGTACACCTCCAGCGGGTACACGCCGTGCACGAAGTTCGGCTACTACCGCGAGTACGAGGACAGCCGCTGCTACGCCAAGCCGCTCGGCTCCTGA
- a CDS encoding exodeoxyribonuclease III: MLTVTSVNVNGLRAAAKKGFVEWLADTSADVLCLQEVRAEAGQLPEAVRAPEGWFVTHAPAAAKGRAGVSLYSRREPDAVRIGFGSSEFDGSGRYVEADLPGVTIASLYLPSGEVGTDRQDEKVRFMGEFLAHLKDLRVRAAADGREVLVVGDWNIAHQQADLKNWRSNAKSSGFLPEERDWLTRVFDPADGGYVDVVRSLHPDVTGPYTWWSYRGRAFDNDSGWRIDLHVSTPTLADKAVKGFVERAATHGERWSDHAPVTVVYDL, translated from the coding sequence GTGCTGACCGTGACCTCCGTGAATGTGAATGGACTGCGTGCCGCCGCGAAGAAGGGCTTCGTGGAGTGGCTCGCGGACACCTCCGCCGACGTGCTGTGCCTCCAGGAGGTGCGTGCCGAGGCGGGGCAGCTGCCGGAGGCGGTCCGGGCCCCGGAGGGCTGGTTCGTCACCCACGCGCCGGCCGCCGCGAAGGGTCGCGCCGGTGTCTCGCTCTACAGCCGCCGTGAACCGGACGCCGTCCGGATCGGCTTCGGCTCGTCCGAGTTCGACGGCAGCGGCCGTTACGTCGAGGCCGACCTGCCCGGTGTGACGATCGCCTCCCTGTACCTCCCCTCCGGCGAGGTCGGCACCGACCGGCAGGACGAGAAGGTCCGCTTCATGGGGGAGTTCCTGGCCCACCTCAAGGACCTGCGCGTCCGGGCCGCCGCCGACGGCCGCGAGGTCCTCGTGGTGGGTGACTGGAACATCGCCCACCAGCAGGCCGACCTGAAGAACTGGCGGTCCAACGCCAAGAGCTCCGGCTTCCTGCCGGAGGAGCGCGACTGGCTGACCCGGGTCTTCGACCCGGCGGACGGCGGCTACGTGGACGTCGTGCGGTCGTTGCACCCCGACGTGACGGGGCCGTACACGTGGTGGTCGTACCGGGGCCGGGCGTTCGACAACGACTCGGGATGGCGCATCGACCTCCACGTCTCGACGCCCACCCTCGCGGACAAGGCCGTCAAGGGTTTCGTGGAGCGGGCGGCCACGCACGGCGAGCGCTGGTCGGACCACGCTCCGGTGACCGTGGTCTACGACCTCTAG
- a CDS encoding sensor histidine kinase, with protein MHPPNVWQAMTRPGYLLSSWPWRAVAYLLTGAVTGAAVLVALVALVAAGGVLALVLVGLPLLAAVAFAGLPVAALERHRLRLVDADDAPGAHVEPAAPGLRSWLTTRLRERATWRELGHTLLAACLLWPAEALLLTVALFVPLATVAAPLLMATAGEGRETKVLKVWTVTGWPAAFGAAALGVLLLAAGGYVLGAAAGARAALTRLLVAPRGGDPQTRVVELTRSRARLVDAFEGERRRIERDLHDGAQQRLVALTMNLGLARLDAPPGGPLAEQLARAHEEAGAALAELRELIHGIHPQVLADYGLEAAVADAADRSPVPVDVEFAGPAPRLPQAVEAAAYFVVREALANVARHSGARRARVRAEHRDGRLLVLEVADDGRGGADSARGTGLTGLADRVSVLDGRLTLTSPPGGPTLLRVEIPCEPSQPSQPSQPGQPSRPSPSDGANGPNGVNGRTGTVTEASA; from the coding sequence ATGCACCCCCCAAACGTGTGGCAGGCCATGACCCGTCCGGGTTACCTGCTGTCGTCGTGGCCCTGGCGGGCCGTCGCCTATCTGCTGACGGGGGCGGTCACCGGAGCCGCCGTCCTCGTGGCGCTGGTCGCGCTGGTGGCGGCGGGCGGTGTCCTGGCGCTCGTTCTCGTAGGGCTGCCGCTGCTCGCGGCCGTCGCCTTCGCCGGGCTGCCGGTGGCCGCCCTCGAACGGCACCGGCTGCGGCTGGTCGACGCGGACGACGCGCCCGGCGCGCATGTCGAGCCCGCGGCGCCGGGTCTGCGCAGCTGGCTCACGACCCGGCTGCGGGAACGGGCCACCTGGCGCGAACTCGGCCACACCCTCCTCGCCGCGTGCCTTCTCTGGCCGGCCGAGGCACTGCTGCTGACCGTCGCCCTGTTCGTCCCCCTCGCGACGGTCGCGGCCCCACTGCTGATGGCGACGGCCGGTGAGGGACGTGAGACGAAGGTGCTCAAGGTGTGGACGGTGACCGGCTGGCCGGCCGCCTTCGGCGCCGCCGCGCTGGGCGTCCTGCTGCTGGCCGCGGGCGGGTACGTCCTCGGGGCGGCGGCGGGCGCCCGGGCCGCGCTGACCCGGCTGCTCGTCGCCCCGCGCGGGGGCGACCCGCAGACCAGGGTCGTGGAACTGACGCGCTCACGCGCGCGGTTGGTCGACGCGTTCGAGGGGGAGCGCCGGCGGATCGAGCGCGACCTGCACGACGGTGCCCAGCAGCGTCTGGTCGCGCTCACCATGAACCTCGGTCTGGCCCGGCTCGACGCCCCGCCCGGCGGGCCCCTCGCCGAGCAGCTCGCCCGGGCCCACGAGGAGGCGGGCGCGGCCCTCGCGGAGTTGCGTGAGCTGATCCACGGCATCCATCCCCAGGTGCTCGCCGACTACGGCCTGGAGGCGGCCGTCGCCGACGCGGCCGACCGCTCGCCCGTTCCCGTGGACGTGGAGTTCGCCGGGCCGGCGCCGCGGCTTCCGCAGGCCGTGGAGGCCGCCGCCTACTTCGTGGTCCGCGAGGCGCTGGCCAACGTGGCCCGGCACAGCGGGGCGCGGCGGGCACGCGTGCGTGCGGAGCACCGGGACGGGCGGCTGCTCGTCCTGGAGGTGGCCGACGACGGCCGCGGCGGCGCCGACAGCGCCCGCGGCACCGGCCTCACCGGTCTCGCCGACCGGGTGTCGGTGCTCGATGGAAGACTGACGCTGACCAGCCCGCCGGGCGGACCGACCCTGCTGCGTGTGGAGATCCCTTGCGAGCCGAGCCAGCCGAGCCAGCCGAGCCAGCCAGGCCAGCCGAGCCGACCGAGCCCGTCGGACGGGGCGAACGGGCCGAACGGGGTGAACGGGCGGACGGGGACGGTCACCGAGGCCTCCGCGTAG
- a CDS encoding FtsX-like permease family protein gives MLSVAWHTLRARWAAFAGSFVALALGVALLTVTGQALAASLDAPERAPERFAAAPVVVGGQDTLRVTTPTGERTERLARPRPVPAGTVAALRALGPVTEDRSFPVRADGAPAAPDDLVGHPWSTARFAPYRLTSGRAPAAADEVVTSGDWATVGTRLRTTAGPLRVVGTARTARELDHDHDHGYDHDSGSGSGPDLELGFEHAVFFPDAQAARLAPESTQLVVEADAAAVRAAVTDENVRILTGDARRLADADPDRDAEALTALNALFGTAGGVTAFVSVFVVASTFAFAVDRRRREFGLLRTAGATPAQLRRSVLAEALLVGTLASATGCGLGTYGAPLLAELVVDGGLAPNWYAIGGPSAGVWPYHLAFWTGLLVALCGALTASWRAGRTAPAQALREASVDGRALTRGRRVCGTALLLAAVATLAYTLVTDPGELLHRKSYISRPMMLITAVALLSPLTVRPLVPRWPGPIGMLARADAVTGVRRTAAVAAPVLVTVALAGSLLGATATIGAARAAEVRQQTSADFVVTPQDGTTLRTGALERLRKVPGTVVSASSATAVFTLEDGVALVKSEARAADPALLAATVRLPVTAGRLADLDDGSIVVTEEWARHRVGQRVRVWLGDGTPKTLRIAAVLSVGTGDNGAYVTPANAGGGGVDRVDVRVRAGADRTEVAARLRTVDGVRVTNTTQWVRAALPQTNRTTRLGMLLVLGIALLYTGISLANTLVMAAAERRPALTALRLTGATGGQVLRLAATEALTAVAVGALLGLLVTVVNLTGLSAALHLLSAPAAIVLPWQAIAWTTAACALLATATALTTTTPALRPTRP, from the coding sequence GTGCTGAGCGTCGCGTGGCACACGCTGCGCGCCCGATGGGCCGCCTTCGCCGGCAGCTTCGTCGCCCTCGCGCTCGGTGTCGCGCTGCTTACCGTGACGGGGCAGGCGCTGGCCGCGTCACTGGACGCGCCGGAGCGCGCGCCGGAGCGGTTCGCGGCGGCGCCGGTGGTGGTCGGGGGCCAGGACACCCTGCGGGTGACGACCCCCACCGGTGAGCGGACCGAGCGGCTGGCCCGGCCGCGGCCGGTGCCCGCCGGGACCGTCGCCGCGCTCCGCGCGCTCGGCCCGGTCACCGAGGACCGCTCCTTCCCGGTCCGCGCGGACGGCGCCCCCGCCGCGCCGGACGACCTGGTCGGCCACCCCTGGTCGACGGCCCGCTTCGCCCCCTACCGGCTGACCTCGGGCCGGGCCCCGGCAGCGGCCGACGAGGTGGTGACCAGCGGCGACTGGGCGACCGTAGGCACCCGACTGCGCACCACGGCCGGACCGTTGCGCGTGGTCGGAACGGCCCGCACGGCACGCGAACTCGACCACGACCACGACCACGGGTACGACCACGACTCCGGCTCCGGCTCCGGACCAGACCTCGAACTCGGATTCGAGCACGCCGTGTTCTTCCCGGACGCCCAAGCCGCCCGCCTCGCCCCGGAATCGACCCAGCTGGTCGTGGAGGCGGACGCGGCGGCCGTACGGGCGGCGGTCACCGACGAGAACGTACGGATCCTCACCGGGGACGCCCGCCGGCTGGCCGACGCCGACCCGGACCGCGACGCCGAGGCCCTGACGGCGCTGAACGCCCTGTTCGGCACGGCGGGCGGCGTGACCGCCTTCGTGTCCGTCTTCGTCGTGGCCTCCACCTTCGCCTTCGCGGTCGACCGACGGCGCCGCGAGTTCGGCCTGTTGCGCACCGCCGGGGCGACACCGGCCCAGCTCCGGCGGTCGGTCCTCGCGGAGGCCCTGCTGGTCGGCACGCTCGCCTCCGCGACGGGCTGCGGACTGGGCACGTACGGCGCGCCGCTCCTGGCCGAGCTGGTGGTCGACGGCGGGCTCGCGCCGAACTGGTACGCGATCGGCGGCCCGTCGGCCGGCGTCTGGCCGTACCATCTGGCCTTCTGGACGGGCCTGCTGGTCGCCCTGTGCGGTGCGCTCACGGCGTCCTGGCGGGCCGGACGCACCGCCCCGGCCCAGGCGCTGCGCGAAGCCTCCGTCGACGGGCGCGCGCTGACCCGCGGACGGCGCGTGTGCGGTACGGCACTGCTGCTCGCGGCGGTCGCGACCCTGGCGTACACGCTCGTGACCGACCCCGGCGAGCTGCTGCACCGCAAGTCGTACATCAGCCGTCCCATGATGCTCATCACGGCGGTCGCTCTGCTGTCGCCCCTGACGGTCCGTCCGCTCGTCCCCCGATGGCCGGGCCCGATCGGGATGTTGGCGCGGGCCGACGCGGTCACCGGGGTCCGCCGTACCGCCGCGGTGGCCGCGCCCGTCCTGGTCACCGTCGCGCTCGCGGGCTCCCTGCTGGGCGCGACGGCCACGATCGGCGCGGCGCGGGCGGCGGAGGTACGGCAGCAGACGTCCGCCGACTTCGTGGTGACACCGCAGGACGGAACAACCCTGCGGACAGGCGCACTGGAACGGCTGCGAAAGGTGCCCGGCACGGTCGTGTCGGCCAGTTCCGCCACCGCCGTCTTCACGCTGGAGGACGGCGTGGCGCTCGTGAAGTCCGAGGCGAGGGCAGCCGATCCGGCACTGCTCGCCGCCACCGTACGGCTGCCGGTGACCGCCGGACGGCTCGCCGACCTCGACGACGGGTCGATCGTCGTCACCGAGGAGTGGGCGCGGCACCGGGTGGGACAAAGGGTGCGGGTGTGGCTCGGAGACGGGACGCCGAAGACCCTCCGGATCGCCGCCGTACTGTCCGTCGGCACCGGCGACAACGGCGCCTACGTCACCCCGGCCAACGCCGGTGGCGGTGGCGTGGACCGCGTGGACGTACGCGTGCGGGCGGGCGCCGACCGGACGGAGGTCGCGGCACGGCTGCGGACCGTCGACGGGGTACGCGTGACGAACACCACGCAGTGGGTGCGAGCCGCCCTCCCGCAGACCAACCGGACGACCCGGCTCGGCATGCTGCTCGTCCTGGGCATCGCGCTTCTCTACACCGGTATCTCGCTGGCCAACACCCTGGTTATGGCGGCCGCCGAGCGCAGACCCGCTCTGACGGCCCTGCGGCTGACCGGGGCCACCGGCGGCCAGGTACTGCGACTGGCCGCCACGGAGGCGCTGACCGCCGTGGCGGTGGGCGCGCTGCTGGGCCTCCTGGTGACGGTCGTCAACCTGACCGGCCTGAGCGCCGCCCTGCACCTGCTCTCGGCCCCGGCGGCAATCGTCCTGCCCTGGCAGGCGATCGCCTGGACAACGGCGGCCTGCGCCCTGCTCGCGACGGCCACGGCACTGACGACGACGACACCGGCACTACGCCCGACCCGCCCATGA
- a CDS encoding response regulator: MLLRDGLTTLLTRFGHEVVAAVGDAPGLLQAVADHAPDVVVTDVRMPPAFQDEGLRAAVRLRAERPGLPVLVLSQYVQRAYAAELLDSGDGSGVGYLLKDRVGQVEQFVDALREVAAGGTVVDPEVVRQLLRRRRDPLARLTPREREVLALVAEGRSNGAIARQLVVSEAAVGKHIGGILTKLDLPPADDTHRRVLAVLAYLRS, encoded by the coding sequence GTGCTGCTGCGCGACGGCCTGACGACGCTGCTCACCCGTTTCGGGCACGAGGTCGTGGCGGCGGTGGGCGACGCGCCCGGTCTGCTGCAGGCGGTCGCCGACCACGCGCCCGACGTCGTCGTGACCGATGTCCGGATGCCGCCCGCCTTCCAGGACGAGGGGCTGAGGGCGGCGGTCCGGCTGCGGGCGGAGCGGCCCGGGCTGCCGGTGCTCGTCCTCAGTCAGTACGTGCAGCGCGCGTACGCGGCCGAGCTCCTCGACTCCGGCGACGGCAGCGGCGTCGGCTATCTGCTCAAGGACCGGGTCGGCCAGGTGGAGCAGTTCGTGGACGCGCTGCGCGAGGTCGCGGCCGGCGGCACGGTCGTCGACCCGGAGGTCGTACGGCAACTGCTGCGTCGGCGTCGTGACCCGCTGGCCCGGCTCACCCCGCGCGAGCGGGAGGTGCTGGCGCTGGTGGCGGAGGGGCGGTCCAACGGTGCGATAGCCCGTCAGCTGGTGGTGTCGGAGGCGGCCGTCGGCAAACACATCGGCGGCATCCTCACCAAGCTGGACCTGCCCCCGGCCGACGACACCCACCGTCGCGTCCTGGCGGTGCTCGCCTACCTCAGAAGCTGA